Proteins encoded within one genomic window of Brassica rapa cultivar Chiifu-401-42 chromosome A09, CAAS_Brap_v3.01, whole genome shotgun sequence:
- the LOC117127747 gene encoding uncharacterized protein LOC117127747, producing the protein MTPLASFEGKSIHPLGIISLTTRTHDLELKTEFTVVSHPIPFDAIIGRPWMHQMRAVPSVYHQYVKFLSSTSEKTILGSQKRARACYMSEFQKMSQREENIQLARELSVEYSAKDLSSVVGLEESSPKKKRRKLGPERAKAVNDEVDKLRKIGSIREVQYPDWLANPVVVTKKNGKWRVCIDFTDLNKACSKDSFPLPHIDRLVEATAGHDLLLFMDAFSGYNQILMNHDDQEKTTFITERVPIATK; encoded by the exons ATGACTCCCCTCGCTAGCTTCGAAGGAAAGTCGATTCATCCGCTCGGGATCATATCATTAACCACCAGAACTCATGATCTGGAACTAAAAACAGAATTTACCGTAGTCAGTCATCCTATTCCTTTCGACGCCATCATAGGACGCCCTTGGATGCACCAGATGAGGGCGGTCCCCTCGGTTTATCACCAATACGTGAAGTTTTTATCCTCAACCAGCGAGAAAACCATACTCGGAAGCCAAAAACGAGCCCGAGCCTGTTACATGTCTGAATTCCAGAAAATGTCACAGAGGGAGGAGAATATCCAACTCGCACGTGAACTCTCAGTAGAATACTCCGCCAAAGATCTATCGAGCGTCGTCGGCTTAGAAGAGAGCTCCCCCAAAAAG AAACGAAGGAAACTAGGACCCGAACGAGCCAAGGCAGTAAACGACGAAGTGGACAAGCTCCGGAAAATCGGTTCTATTCGCGAAGTCCAATACCCAGACTGGCTCGCAAACCCAGTCGTGGTGAcaaagaaaaatggaaaatggAGAGTGTGCATCGATTTCACCGACCTCAACAAAGCAtgctcaaaagatagttttccGTTACCGCATATTGACCGGCTGGTAGAAGCCACGGCCGGTCATGATTTGCTTTTGTTCATGGATGCATTTTCTGGTTACAATCAGATCCTCATGAATCATGACGACCAGGAAAAAACTACCTTCATCACCGAGCGGGTACCTATTGCTACAAAGTAA
- the LOC103865100 gene encoding endo-1,4-beta-xylanase 3 isoform X4 yields the protein MEKNTKVTLANDAEDDKHHTNKEQDSIILNPNFEDGLNNWNGRGCKAVLHESMDGGKIVPLSGHVFAAATERKAAWNGIQQEISGRCQRKRVYEVTSVVRIFGNNATSATVQATLWVLNANQREQYIAIANVQASNKDWVELKGKFLIHGSPSRIILYLEGPPPGTDILVNTLDVKHARRNRPSPPPFYENPGFGINIVENSEVRDGETQPWFTLGNCKLGVGQGAPRTLPPMARETLGSHKPLGGSYILVTNRSQTWMGPAQMITDKIKLFLTYQISAWVKLSVGASSGINPQNVNIALSVDNQWVNGGQVEVSVGETWHELGGSFRLEKQPQNVMVYVQGPAAGIDLMIAGLQIFPVDRRERIRCLKKQVDEVRKRDIILKFSGLDESCDLFPYIVKVKQTHNSFPVGTCINRTDIDNEDFVDFFIKNFNWAVFGNELKWYWTEAERGKLNYQDADDMLDLCIGNNINVRGHCIFWEVESTVQPWVRQLNKTELMNAVQKRLTDILTRYKGKFKHYDVNNEMLHGSFYQDRLGKGVRALMFNIAHKLDPSALLFVNDYHVEDGDDTRSSPEKYSRLVLELEAQGAPIGGIGIQGHIDSPVGAIVSSALDNLSVLGHPIWFTELDVSSRNEFVRGEDLEVMLWEAFAHPAVEGIMLWGFWELSMSRENSNLVEGEGEVNEAGKRFLDVKQEWLSHAYGIISDESEFIFRGYHGTYAVEVCTPAGIVLKTFVVEKGESPLVLSIDLSYL from the exons ATGGAGAAGAATACAAAGGTGACGCTTGCCAATGATGCTGAAGATGATAAG CATCACACTAATAAAGAGCAGGATAGcataatcctaaaccctaacttTGAGGACGGCCTCAACAATTGGAATGGACGAGGGTGCAAGGCTGTCTTGCACGAGTCAATGGATGGAGGTAAAATCGTACCGCTCTCTGGACACGTTTTTGCAGCAGCAACAGAACGTAAAGCCGCATGGAACGGGATTCAACAGGAGATTTCAGGAAGATGCCAAAGGAAGCGTGTTTATGAAGTAACATCAGTCGTCCGAATATTTGGCAACAATGCCACGAGTGCAACTGTACAAGCGACTCTTTGGGTCTTAAACGCAAACCAACGCGAACAATACATAGCCATTGCTAA TGTGCAGGCGAGTAATAAAGATTGGGTAGAGTTGAAGGGCAAATTCTTAATACATGGTTCACCATCAAGGATAATACTATACCTTGAAGGTCCACCTCCAGGAACCGACATTCTTGTCAACACTTTAGATGTCAAACATGCTCGGCGAAACCGTCCATCTCCTCCACCATTCTACGAG AATCCCGGTTTTGGAATCAACATAGTTGAAAACAGTGAAGTAAGAGATGGGGAAACTCAACCATGGTTCACTCTAGGAAACTGCAAGTTGGGTGTTGGACAAGGCGCTCCTCGCACTTTGCCGCCAATGGCTAGAGAAACACTTGGTTCTCACAAACCTCTTGGCGGAAGCTACATCCTTGTGACCAATAGATCTCAGACTTGGATGGGTCCGGCTCAAATGATAACAGATAAAATCAAACTATTCTTGACATATCAAATCTCAGCATGGGTGAAGCTTAGTGTGGGAGCTAGTAGTGGTATAAATCCTCAAAATGTGAACATTGCACTCAGCGTCGACAACCAATGGGTGAATGGAGGACAAGTCGAGGTTAGCGTTGGTGAAACATGGCATGAACTCGGAGGATCCTTTAGGCTCGAGAAGCAGCCCCAAAACGTCATGGTTTATGTTCAAGGTCCTGCAGCTGGCATCGATCTGATGATTGCGGGACTGCAAATATTCCCTGTGGACCGTCGGGAACGTATCAGATGTCTCAAAAAACAAGTTGATGAG GTACGTAAGCGCGACATTATCTTGAAATTCTCAGGACTTGATGAATCCTGCGATTTGTTTCCTTACATAGTGAAAGTGAAACAAACGCACAACAGTTTCCCGGTAGGAACGTGCATTAATAGAACAGACATAGACAACGAAGACTTTGTTGACTTCTTCATAAAGAACTTTAACTGGGCAGTGTTCGGAAACGAGCTGAAGTGGTACTGGACAGAGGCCGAACGTGGAAAGCTCAATTACCAAGACGCAGACGATATGTTGGATCTTTGTATCGGCAATAACATTAACGTTAGGGGACACTGCATTTTCTGGGAAGTTGAGTCCACCGTTCAGCCGTGGGTTCGTCAGCTGAACAAAACAGAGCTCATGAACGCGGTCCAGAAGCGTCTCACAGATATCTTAACCCGATACAAAGGTAAATTCAAGCACTACGACGTCAACAACGAGATGCTTCATGGTTCTTTCTATCAAGATAGGCTTGGCAAAGGTGTCAGAGCTTTGATGTTCAACATTGCACACAAGCTTGATCCATCTGCTTTGCTGTTTGTGAATGATTATCATGTCGAGGATGGTGATGACACACGTTCGTCCCCGGAGAAGTATAGCAGACTTGTTCTTGAACTGGAAGCGCAAGGAGCACCCATAGGAGGGATTGGGATCCAAGGACACATAGATAGTCCTGTTGGAGCCATTGTTTCCTCTGCTCTTGATAATCTCTCTGTTCTTGGCCATCCAATCTGGTTCACAGAGCTTGATGTGTCTTCCAGAAATGAGTTCGTTAGAGGAGAAGATCTTGAAGTCATGTTGTGGGAAGCATTTGCTCACCCTGCCGTTGAAG GAATAATGTTATGGGGATTTTGGGAACTATCTATGAGTAGGGAGAATTCAAATTTAGTGGAGGGAGAAGGAGAAGTAAACGAAGCCGGTAAAAGATTTTTGGATGTGAAACAAGAATGGTTATCTCATGCCTATGGGATCATCAGTGATGAGTCAGAGTTCATATTCAGAGGTTATCATGGGACTTACGCCGTCGAAGTTTGTACTCCGGCTGGGATTGTTCTCAAAACGTTTGTCGTCGAAAAGGGAGAATCTCCACTTGTTCTCTCGATTGATCTATCATACTTGtga
- the LOC103865100 gene encoding endo-1,4-beta-xylanase 3 isoform X2, with protein MEKNTKVTLANDAEDDKVHHHTNKEQDSIILNPNFEDGLNNWNGRGCKAVLHESMDGGKIVPLSGHVFAAATERKAAWNGIQQEISGRCQRKRVYEVTSVVRIFGNNATSATVQATLWVLNANQREQYIAIANVQASNKDWVELKGKFLIHGSPSRIILYLEGPPPGTDILVNTLDVKHARRNRPSPPPFYENPGFGINIVENSEVRDGETQPWFTLGNCKLGVGQGAPRTLPPMARETLGSHKPLGGSYILVTNRSQTWMGPAQMITDKIKLFLTYQISAWVKLSVGASSGINPQNVNIALSVDNQWVNGGQVEVSVGETWHELGGSFRLEKQPQNVMVYVQGPAAGIDLMIAGLQIFPVDRRERIRCLKKQVDEVRKRDIILKFSGLDESCDLFPYIVKVKQTHNSFPVGTCINRTDIDNEDFVDFFIKNFNWAVFGNELKWYWTEAERGKLNYQDADDMLDLCIGNNINVRGHCIFWEVESTVQPWVRQLNKTELMNAVQKRLTDILTRYKGKFKHYDVNNEMLHGSFYQDRLGKGVRALMFNIAHKLDPSALLFVNDYHVEDGDDTRSSPEKYSRLVLELEAQGAPIGGIGIQGHIDSPVGAIVSSALDNLSVLGHPIWFTELDVSSRNEFVRGEDLEVMLWEAFAHPAVEGIMLWGFWELSMSRENSNLVEGEGEVNEAGKRFLDVKQEWLSHAYGIISDESEFIFRGYHGTYAVEVCTPAGIVLKTFVVEKGESPLVLSIDLSYL; from the exons ATGGAGAAGAATACAAAGGTGACGCTTGCCAATGATGCTGAAGATGATAAGGTTCAT CATCACACTAATAAAGAGCAGGATAGcataatcctaaaccctaacttTGAGGACGGCCTCAACAATTGGAATGGACGAGGGTGCAAGGCTGTCTTGCACGAGTCAATGGATGGAGGTAAAATCGTACCGCTCTCTGGACACGTTTTTGCAGCAGCAACAGAACGTAAAGCCGCATGGAACGGGATTCAACAGGAGATTTCAGGAAGATGCCAAAGGAAGCGTGTTTATGAAGTAACATCAGTCGTCCGAATATTTGGCAACAATGCCACGAGTGCAACTGTACAAGCGACTCTTTGGGTCTTAAACGCAAACCAACGCGAACAATACATAGCCATTGCTAA TGTGCAGGCGAGTAATAAAGATTGGGTAGAGTTGAAGGGCAAATTCTTAATACATGGTTCACCATCAAGGATAATACTATACCTTGAAGGTCCACCTCCAGGAACCGACATTCTTGTCAACACTTTAGATGTCAAACATGCTCGGCGAAACCGTCCATCTCCTCCACCATTCTACGAG AATCCCGGTTTTGGAATCAACATAGTTGAAAACAGTGAAGTAAGAGATGGGGAAACTCAACCATGGTTCACTCTAGGAAACTGCAAGTTGGGTGTTGGACAAGGCGCTCCTCGCACTTTGCCGCCAATGGCTAGAGAAACACTTGGTTCTCACAAACCTCTTGGCGGAAGCTACATCCTTGTGACCAATAGATCTCAGACTTGGATGGGTCCGGCTCAAATGATAACAGATAAAATCAAACTATTCTTGACATATCAAATCTCAGCATGGGTGAAGCTTAGTGTGGGAGCTAGTAGTGGTATAAATCCTCAAAATGTGAACATTGCACTCAGCGTCGACAACCAATGGGTGAATGGAGGACAAGTCGAGGTTAGCGTTGGTGAAACATGGCATGAACTCGGAGGATCCTTTAGGCTCGAGAAGCAGCCCCAAAACGTCATGGTTTATGTTCAAGGTCCTGCAGCTGGCATCGATCTGATGATTGCGGGACTGCAAATATTCCCTGTGGACCGTCGGGAACGTATCAGATGTCTCAAAAAACAAGTTGATGAG GTACGTAAGCGCGACATTATCTTGAAATTCTCAGGACTTGATGAATCCTGCGATTTGTTTCCTTACATAGTGAAAGTGAAACAAACGCACAACAGTTTCCCGGTAGGAACGTGCATTAATAGAACAGACATAGACAACGAAGACTTTGTTGACTTCTTCATAAAGAACTTTAACTGGGCAGTGTTCGGAAACGAGCTGAAGTGGTACTGGACAGAGGCCGAACGTGGAAAGCTCAATTACCAAGACGCAGACGATATGTTGGATCTTTGTATCGGCAATAACATTAACGTTAGGGGACACTGCATTTTCTGGGAAGTTGAGTCCACCGTTCAGCCGTGGGTTCGTCAGCTGAACAAAACAGAGCTCATGAACGCGGTCCAGAAGCGTCTCACAGATATCTTAACCCGATACAAAGGTAAATTCAAGCACTACGACGTCAACAACGAGATGCTTCATGGTTCTTTCTATCAAGATAGGCTTGGCAAAGGTGTCAGAGCTTTGATGTTCAACATTGCACACAAGCTTGATCCATCTGCTTTGCTGTTTGTGAATGATTATCATGTCGAGGATGGTGATGACACACGTTCGTCCCCGGAGAAGTATAGCAGACTTGTTCTTGAACTGGAAGCGCAAGGAGCACCCATAGGAGGGATTGGGATCCAAGGACACATAGATAGTCCTGTTGGAGCCATTGTTTCCTCTGCTCTTGATAATCTCTCTGTTCTTGGCCATCCAATCTGGTTCACAGAGCTTGATGTGTCTTCCAGAAATGAGTTCGTTAGAGGAGAAGATCTTGAAGTCATGTTGTGGGAAGCATTTGCTCACCCTGCCGTTGAAG GAATAATGTTATGGGGATTTTGGGAACTATCTATGAGTAGGGAGAATTCAAATTTAGTGGAGGGAGAAGGAGAAGTAAACGAAGCCGGTAAAAGATTTTTGGATGTGAAACAAGAATGGTTATCTCATGCCTATGGGATCATCAGTGATGAGTCAGAGTTCATATTCAGAGGTTATCATGGGACTTACGCCGTCGAAGTTTGTACTCCGGCTGGGATTGTTCTCAAAACGTTTGTCGTCGAAAAGGGAGAATCTCCACTTGTTCTCTCGATTGATCTATCATACTTGtga
- the LOC103865100 gene encoding endo-1,4-beta-xylanase 3 isoform X1, with the protein MEKNTKVTLANDAEDDKVHQHHTNKEQDSIILNPNFEDGLNNWNGRGCKAVLHESMDGGKIVPLSGHVFAAATERKAAWNGIQQEISGRCQRKRVYEVTSVVRIFGNNATSATVQATLWVLNANQREQYIAIANVQASNKDWVELKGKFLIHGSPSRIILYLEGPPPGTDILVNTLDVKHARRNRPSPPPFYENPGFGINIVENSEVRDGETQPWFTLGNCKLGVGQGAPRTLPPMARETLGSHKPLGGSYILVTNRSQTWMGPAQMITDKIKLFLTYQISAWVKLSVGASSGINPQNVNIALSVDNQWVNGGQVEVSVGETWHELGGSFRLEKQPQNVMVYVQGPAAGIDLMIAGLQIFPVDRRERIRCLKKQVDEVRKRDIILKFSGLDESCDLFPYIVKVKQTHNSFPVGTCINRTDIDNEDFVDFFIKNFNWAVFGNELKWYWTEAERGKLNYQDADDMLDLCIGNNINVRGHCIFWEVESTVQPWVRQLNKTELMNAVQKRLTDILTRYKGKFKHYDVNNEMLHGSFYQDRLGKGVRALMFNIAHKLDPSALLFVNDYHVEDGDDTRSSPEKYSRLVLELEAQGAPIGGIGIQGHIDSPVGAIVSSALDNLSVLGHPIWFTELDVSSRNEFVRGEDLEVMLWEAFAHPAVEGIMLWGFWELSMSRENSNLVEGEGEVNEAGKRFLDVKQEWLSHAYGIISDESEFIFRGYHGTYAVEVCTPAGIVLKTFVVEKGESPLVLSIDLSYL; encoded by the exons ATGGAGAAGAATACAAAGGTGACGCTTGCCAATGATGCTGAAGATGATAAGGTTCAT CAGCATCACACTAATAAAGAGCAGGATAGcataatcctaaaccctaacttTGAGGACGGCCTCAACAATTGGAATGGACGAGGGTGCAAGGCTGTCTTGCACGAGTCAATGGATGGAGGTAAAATCGTACCGCTCTCTGGACACGTTTTTGCAGCAGCAACAGAACGTAAAGCCGCATGGAACGGGATTCAACAGGAGATTTCAGGAAGATGCCAAAGGAAGCGTGTTTATGAAGTAACATCAGTCGTCCGAATATTTGGCAACAATGCCACGAGTGCAACTGTACAAGCGACTCTTTGGGTCTTAAACGCAAACCAACGCGAACAATACATAGCCATTGCTAA TGTGCAGGCGAGTAATAAAGATTGGGTAGAGTTGAAGGGCAAATTCTTAATACATGGTTCACCATCAAGGATAATACTATACCTTGAAGGTCCACCTCCAGGAACCGACATTCTTGTCAACACTTTAGATGTCAAACATGCTCGGCGAAACCGTCCATCTCCTCCACCATTCTACGAG AATCCCGGTTTTGGAATCAACATAGTTGAAAACAGTGAAGTAAGAGATGGGGAAACTCAACCATGGTTCACTCTAGGAAACTGCAAGTTGGGTGTTGGACAAGGCGCTCCTCGCACTTTGCCGCCAATGGCTAGAGAAACACTTGGTTCTCACAAACCTCTTGGCGGAAGCTACATCCTTGTGACCAATAGATCTCAGACTTGGATGGGTCCGGCTCAAATGATAACAGATAAAATCAAACTATTCTTGACATATCAAATCTCAGCATGGGTGAAGCTTAGTGTGGGAGCTAGTAGTGGTATAAATCCTCAAAATGTGAACATTGCACTCAGCGTCGACAACCAATGGGTGAATGGAGGACAAGTCGAGGTTAGCGTTGGTGAAACATGGCATGAACTCGGAGGATCCTTTAGGCTCGAGAAGCAGCCCCAAAACGTCATGGTTTATGTTCAAGGTCCTGCAGCTGGCATCGATCTGATGATTGCGGGACTGCAAATATTCCCTGTGGACCGTCGGGAACGTATCAGATGTCTCAAAAAACAAGTTGATGAG GTACGTAAGCGCGACATTATCTTGAAATTCTCAGGACTTGATGAATCCTGCGATTTGTTTCCTTACATAGTGAAAGTGAAACAAACGCACAACAGTTTCCCGGTAGGAACGTGCATTAATAGAACAGACATAGACAACGAAGACTTTGTTGACTTCTTCATAAAGAACTTTAACTGGGCAGTGTTCGGAAACGAGCTGAAGTGGTACTGGACAGAGGCCGAACGTGGAAAGCTCAATTACCAAGACGCAGACGATATGTTGGATCTTTGTATCGGCAATAACATTAACGTTAGGGGACACTGCATTTTCTGGGAAGTTGAGTCCACCGTTCAGCCGTGGGTTCGTCAGCTGAACAAAACAGAGCTCATGAACGCGGTCCAGAAGCGTCTCACAGATATCTTAACCCGATACAAAGGTAAATTCAAGCACTACGACGTCAACAACGAGATGCTTCATGGTTCTTTCTATCAAGATAGGCTTGGCAAAGGTGTCAGAGCTTTGATGTTCAACATTGCACACAAGCTTGATCCATCTGCTTTGCTGTTTGTGAATGATTATCATGTCGAGGATGGTGATGACACACGTTCGTCCCCGGAGAAGTATAGCAGACTTGTTCTTGAACTGGAAGCGCAAGGAGCACCCATAGGAGGGATTGGGATCCAAGGACACATAGATAGTCCTGTTGGAGCCATTGTTTCCTCTGCTCTTGATAATCTCTCTGTTCTTGGCCATCCAATCTGGTTCACAGAGCTTGATGTGTCTTCCAGAAATGAGTTCGTTAGAGGAGAAGATCTTGAAGTCATGTTGTGGGAAGCATTTGCTCACCCTGCCGTTGAAG GAATAATGTTATGGGGATTTTGGGAACTATCTATGAGTAGGGAGAATTCAAATTTAGTGGAGGGAGAAGGAGAAGTAAACGAAGCCGGTAAAAGATTTTTGGATGTGAAACAAGAATGGTTATCTCATGCCTATGGGATCATCAGTGATGAGTCAGAGTTCATATTCAGAGGTTATCATGGGACTTACGCCGTCGAAGTTTGTACTCCGGCTGGGATTGTTCTCAAAACGTTTGTCGTCGAAAAGGGAGAATCTCCACTTGTTCTCTCGATTGATCTATCATACTTGtga
- the LOC103865100 gene encoding endo-1,4-beta-xylanase 3 isoform X3 has translation MEKNTKVTLANDAEDDKQHHTNKEQDSIILNPNFEDGLNNWNGRGCKAVLHESMDGGKIVPLSGHVFAAATERKAAWNGIQQEISGRCQRKRVYEVTSVVRIFGNNATSATVQATLWVLNANQREQYIAIANVQASNKDWVELKGKFLIHGSPSRIILYLEGPPPGTDILVNTLDVKHARRNRPSPPPFYENPGFGINIVENSEVRDGETQPWFTLGNCKLGVGQGAPRTLPPMARETLGSHKPLGGSYILVTNRSQTWMGPAQMITDKIKLFLTYQISAWVKLSVGASSGINPQNVNIALSVDNQWVNGGQVEVSVGETWHELGGSFRLEKQPQNVMVYVQGPAAGIDLMIAGLQIFPVDRRERIRCLKKQVDEVRKRDIILKFSGLDESCDLFPYIVKVKQTHNSFPVGTCINRTDIDNEDFVDFFIKNFNWAVFGNELKWYWTEAERGKLNYQDADDMLDLCIGNNINVRGHCIFWEVESTVQPWVRQLNKTELMNAVQKRLTDILTRYKGKFKHYDVNNEMLHGSFYQDRLGKGVRALMFNIAHKLDPSALLFVNDYHVEDGDDTRSSPEKYSRLVLELEAQGAPIGGIGIQGHIDSPVGAIVSSALDNLSVLGHPIWFTELDVSSRNEFVRGEDLEVMLWEAFAHPAVEGIMLWGFWELSMSRENSNLVEGEGEVNEAGKRFLDVKQEWLSHAYGIISDESEFIFRGYHGTYAVEVCTPAGIVLKTFVVEKGESPLVLSIDLSYL, from the exons ATGGAGAAGAATACAAAGGTGACGCTTGCCAATGATGCTGAAGATGATAAG CAGCATCACACTAATAAAGAGCAGGATAGcataatcctaaaccctaacttTGAGGACGGCCTCAACAATTGGAATGGACGAGGGTGCAAGGCTGTCTTGCACGAGTCAATGGATGGAGGTAAAATCGTACCGCTCTCTGGACACGTTTTTGCAGCAGCAACAGAACGTAAAGCCGCATGGAACGGGATTCAACAGGAGATTTCAGGAAGATGCCAAAGGAAGCGTGTTTATGAAGTAACATCAGTCGTCCGAATATTTGGCAACAATGCCACGAGTGCAACTGTACAAGCGACTCTTTGGGTCTTAAACGCAAACCAACGCGAACAATACATAGCCATTGCTAA TGTGCAGGCGAGTAATAAAGATTGGGTAGAGTTGAAGGGCAAATTCTTAATACATGGTTCACCATCAAGGATAATACTATACCTTGAAGGTCCACCTCCAGGAACCGACATTCTTGTCAACACTTTAGATGTCAAACATGCTCGGCGAAACCGTCCATCTCCTCCACCATTCTACGAG AATCCCGGTTTTGGAATCAACATAGTTGAAAACAGTGAAGTAAGAGATGGGGAAACTCAACCATGGTTCACTCTAGGAAACTGCAAGTTGGGTGTTGGACAAGGCGCTCCTCGCACTTTGCCGCCAATGGCTAGAGAAACACTTGGTTCTCACAAACCTCTTGGCGGAAGCTACATCCTTGTGACCAATAGATCTCAGACTTGGATGGGTCCGGCTCAAATGATAACAGATAAAATCAAACTATTCTTGACATATCAAATCTCAGCATGGGTGAAGCTTAGTGTGGGAGCTAGTAGTGGTATAAATCCTCAAAATGTGAACATTGCACTCAGCGTCGACAACCAATGGGTGAATGGAGGACAAGTCGAGGTTAGCGTTGGTGAAACATGGCATGAACTCGGAGGATCCTTTAGGCTCGAGAAGCAGCCCCAAAACGTCATGGTTTATGTTCAAGGTCCTGCAGCTGGCATCGATCTGATGATTGCGGGACTGCAAATATTCCCTGTGGACCGTCGGGAACGTATCAGATGTCTCAAAAAACAAGTTGATGAG GTACGTAAGCGCGACATTATCTTGAAATTCTCAGGACTTGATGAATCCTGCGATTTGTTTCCTTACATAGTGAAAGTGAAACAAACGCACAACAGTTTCCCGGTAGGAACGTGCATTAATAGAACAGACATAGACAACGAAGACTTTGTTGACTTCTTCATAAAGAACTTTAACTGGGCAGTGTTCGGAAACGAGCTGAAGTGGTACTGGACAGAGGCCGAACGTGGAAAGCTCAATTACCAAGACGCAGACGATATGTTGGATCTTTGTATCGGCAATAACATTAACGTTAGGGGACACTGCATTTTCTGGGAAGTTGAGTCCACCGTTCAGCCGTGGGTTCGTCAGCTGAACAAAACAGAGCTCATGAACGCGGTCCAGAAGCGTCTCACAGATATCTTAACCCGATACAAAGGTAAATTCAAGCACTACGACGTCAACAACGAGATGCTTCATGGTTCTTTCTATCAAGATAGGCTTGGCAAAGGTGTCAGAGCTTTGATGTTCAACATTGCACACAAGCTTGATCCATCTGCTTTGCTGTTTGTGAATGATTATCATGTCGAGGATGGTGATGACACACGTTCGTCCCCGGAGAAGTATAGCAGACTTGTTCTTGAACTGGAAGCGCAAGGAGCACCCATAGGAGGGATTGGGATCCAAGGACACATAGATAGTCCTGTTGGAGCCATTGTTTCCTCTGCTCTTGATAATCTCTCTGTTCTTGGCCATCCAATCTGGTTCACAGAGCTTGATGTGTCTTCCAGAAATGAGTTCGTTAGAGGAGAAGATCTTGAAGTCATGTTGTGGGAAGCATTTGCTCACCCTGCCGTTGAAG GAATAATGTTATGGGGATTTTGGGAACTATCTATGAGTAGGGAGAATTCAAATTTAGTGGAGGGAGAAGGAGAAGTAAACGAAGCCGGTAAAAGATTTTTGGATGTGAAACAAGAATGGTTATCTCATGCCTATGGGATCATCAGTGATGAGTCAGAGTTCATATTCAGAGGTTATCATGGGACTTACGCCGTCGAAGTTTGTACTCCGGCTGGGATTGTTCTCAAAACGTTTGTCGTCGAAAAGGGAGAATCTCCACTTGTTCTCTCGATTGATCTATCATACTTGtga